Proteins encoded by one window of Streptacidiphilus sp. PB12-B1b:
- a CDS encoding helix-turn-helix domain-containing protein, which produces MILLRRLLGDVLRRQRQRQGRTLREVSAAARVSLGYLSEVERGQKEASSELLSAICYALDVRMSEVMREVSDELSLAELAASEPVRPVLVEPVTVPAGASERMPSLMPKASAMDVVAA; this is translated from the coding sequence ATGATCCTGCTCCGTCGTCTGCTGGGTGACGTCCTGCGTCGGCAGCGCCAGCGCCAGGGCCGCACCCTGCGCGAGGTCTCTGCTGCTGCGCGGGTCTCCCTCGGCTACCTGTCCGAGGTCGAGCGCGGCCAGAAGGAAGCCTCTTCCGAGCTGCTCTCCGCCATCTGTTACGCCCTGGACGTGCGGATGTCCGAGGTGATGCGCGAGGTCAGCGACGAGTTGTCGCTCGCCGAACTCGCCGCGAGCGAGCCGGTCCGCCCGGTTCTGGTGGAGCCGGTGACGGTGCCCGCCGGGGCCTCCGAGCGGATGCCCTCGCTCATGCCCAAGGCCAGCGCGATGGATGTCGTCGCCGCCTGA
- a CDS encoding CinA family protein: protein MLAALERAGATVAVAESLTGGLLAAELVAVPGASRAFRGSVTAYATDLKASVLGVDAELLADRGAVDARVAGEMAEGVRRLLGADYGVATTGVAGPDPQDGQPVGTVHLAVAGPGGLSHSSLRLSPGRATIRRRAVRAALELLGDAVRSPGVSGSGPAGNRTSDAPESSSVHTANIRGGAMDTAQSEHDRAPRT, encoded by the coding sequence GTGCTGGCCGCGCTGGAGCGGGCCGGGGCGACCGTGGCCGTGGCCGAGTCGCTGACCGGGGGCCTGCTGGCGGCGGAGCTGGTGGCCGTGCCGGGCGCCTCCCGCGCGTTCCGGGGCTCGGTGACCGCCTACGCGACCGACCTCAAGGCGTCCGTGCTGGGCGTGGACGCGGAGCTGTTGGCCGATCGAGGGGCGGTGGACGCGCGGGTCGCCGGGGAGATGGCCGAGGGCGTGCGTCGGCTCCTGGGCGCCGACTACGGCGTCGCCACCACCGGCGTTGCCGGTCCCGACCCGCAGGACGGGCAGCCGGTGGGCACGGTACACCTTGCGGTCGCTGGACCGGGGGGACTATCCCACTCTTCGCTCCGGCTGTCTCCGGGCCGTGCCACAATCCGACGAAGGGCTGTGCGGGCCGCCCTCGAACTTCTGGGCGATGCTGTGCGCTCCCCAGGGGTTAGTGGGAGTGGTCCCGCCGGGAATAGGACAAGTGACGCACCGGAAAGCTCCAGCGTCCATACCGCGAACATCAGGGGAGGGGCCATGGATACAGCCCAGAGTGAACACGACCGGGCTCCCCGCACGTGA
- the pgsA gene encoding CDP-diacylglycerol--glycerol-3-phosphate 3-phosphatidyltransferase — protein sequence MVPVAVAAGPSGTPQPSLWNIPNLLTMVRLLIVPVFALLLLAGGGHDPKWRSVAWAAFAIAMITDLFDGELARRMNLVSDFGKIADPIADKAIMGTALVALSALGDLAWWVTIVILVREIGITLMRFWVIRHGVIPASRGGKIKTLTQGIAVGMYVLVLTGPLATARAWLMGVAVILTVVTGLDYVKQAVELRRAGLARARGEGA from the coding sequence GTGGTACCCGTGGCCGTCGCCGCCGGGCCGTCCGGGACGCCACAGCCCAGCCTGTGGAACATCCCCAACCTGCTGACCATGGTCCGGCTGCTGATCGTGCCGGTCTTCGCGCTGCTGCTGCTCGCCGGCGGCGGGCACGACCCCAAGTGGCGCTCGGTGGCCTGGGCCGCCTTCGCCATCGCCATGATCACCGATCTCTTCGACGGCGAGCTGGCCCGGCGGATGAACCTGGTCAGCGACTTCGGCAAGATCGCCGACCCGATCGCGGACAAGGCCATCATGGGCACCGCCCTGGTCGCGCTGTCGGCGCTGGGCGATCTCGCCTGGTGGGTGACGATCGTCATCCTGGTCCGTGAGATCGGGATCACCCTGATGCGCTTCTGGGTGATCCGGCACGGCGTCATCCCGGCCAGCCGCGGCGGCAAGATCAAGACGCTGACCCAGGGCATCGCCGTGGGCATGTACGTGCTGGTGCTGACCGGCCCGCTGGCCACTGCCCGGGCCTGGCTGATGGGCGTGGCCGTGATCCTGACCGTGGTGACCGGCCTGGACTACGTGAAGCAGGCCGTGGAGCTGCGCCGGGCGGGCCTGGCCCGGGCCAGAGGCGAGGGCGCGTGA
- the rimO gene encoding 30S ribosomal protein S12 methylthiotransferase RimO, whose amino-acid sequence MSERRTVALVTLGCARNEVDSEELAGRLEADGWELVHDAAEADIAVVNTCGFVEAAKKDSVDALLEASDLKGHGRTQAVVAVGCMAERYGKELAEALPEADAVLGFDDYADITDRLQTILSGGRHTSHAPRDRRKLLPLSPVERQQAAEGGAVAVPGHGGAAETPPEAPIADLPEGVAPVSGPRTLRRRLDDSPVASVKLASGCDRRCSFCAIPAFRGSFLSRRPSDVLNEARWLAGQGVREVMLVSENNTSYGKDLGDIRLLETLLPEIAAIDGVERVRVSYLQPAEMRPGLVEALTSTPGVVPYFDLSFQHSAPEVLRRMRRFGDTDRFLGLLDDIRAKAPEAGARSNFIVGFPGETEADLAELERFITHARLDAIGVFGYSDEDGTEAATYEGKLPEDVVAERLAKISRLAEEVTARRAEERIGSSVTVLVESIDEEDGVVGRADHQAPETDGSTTLLCAPDAVRVGDLVAAKVVASEGVDLVAEPLGLGVGA is encoded by the coding sequence ATGTCCGAACGCCGCACAGTCGCCCTTGTCACCCTTGGATGCGCCCGAAACGAGGTCGATTCCGAGGAACTCGCCGGGCGCCTGGAGGCCGACGGCTGGGAACTCGTCCACGACGCCGCCGAGGCCGACATCGCCGTCGTCAACACCTGCGGCTTCGTCGAGGCCGCCAAGAAGGACTCCGTGGACGCCCTGCTGGAGGCGTCCGACCTGAAGGGCCACGGCCGCACCCAGGCCGTCGTCGCCGTCGGGTGCATGGCCGAGCGGTACGGCAAGGAGCTGGCCGAGGCGCTGCCGGAGGCCGACGCCGTGCTCGGCTTCGACGACTACGCCGACATCACCGACCGGCTCCAGACCATCCTCTCCGGCGGACGCCACACCTCGCACGCCCCCCGGGACCGCCGCAAGCTCCTGCCGCTGAGCCCGGTCGAGCGGCAGCAGGCCGCCGAGGGCGGGGCGGTCGCCGTGCCCGGGCACGGGGGCGCCGCCGAGACCCCGCCGGAGGCGCCGATCGCGGACCTGCCGGAGGGCGTCGCGCCGGTCTCCGGGCCGCGGACGCTGCGCCGTCGGCTGGACGACAGCCCGGTCGCCTCGGTGAAGCTGGCGTCCGGCTGCGACCGCCGCTGCTCCTTCTGCGCCATCCCCGCGTTCCGCGGGTCGTTCCTCTCCCGCCGCCCCTCGGACGTGCTGAACGAGGCCCGCTGGCTGGCCGGGCAGGGCGTCCGCGAGGTGATGCTGGTCAGCGAGAACAACACCTCGTACGGCAAGGACCTGGGTGACATTCGTCTCCTGGAGACGCTGCTGCCGGAGATCGCCGCGATCGACGGCGTCGAGCGGGTGCGGGTGAGCTACCTGCAGCCCGCCGAGATGCGCCCGGGCCTGGTCGAGGCGCTGACCTCGACGCCGGGCGTGGTGCCCTACTTCGACCTGTCCTTCCAGCACTCCGCGCCGGAGGTGCTGCGCCGGATGCGCCGCTTCGGCGACACCGACCGGTTCCTCGGGCTGCTGGACGACATCCGCGCCAAGGCCCCCGAGGCGGGGGCCCGGTCCAACTTCATCGTCGGCTTCCCCGGCGAGACCGAGGCGGACCTGGCCGAGCTGGAACGCTTCATCACCCACGCCCGGCTGGACGCCATCGGCGTCTTCGGCTACTCCGACGAGGACGGCACCGAGGCGGCGACCTACGAGGGCAAGCTGCCCGAGGACGTGGTCGCCGAGCGGCTGGCGAAGATCAGCCGCCTCGCCGAGGAGGTGACCGCGCGGCGGGCCGAGGAGCGGATCGGCAGCAGCGTGACGGTGCTGGTGGAGTCCATCGACGAGGAGGACGGCGTGGTCGGCCGGGCCGACCACCAGGCCCCGGAGACGGACGGCAGCACCACGCTGCTGTGCGCTCCGGACGCGGTGCGGGTCGGCGACCTGGTCGCCGCCAAGGTGGTGGCGAGCGAGGGCGTCGATCTGGTCGCCGAGCCGCTCGGTCTCGGGGTGGGCGCGTGA
- a CDS encoding helix-turn-helix domain-containing protein has translation MTSGTSLSGGPGGTALTDTPVADGAPGPSTPSSIGHTLASARLAAELTVEELAAETSVRAPIIQAVENDDFSRCGGDFYARGHIRALARAVGADGERLVDQYDDAHGGAPVLLRPLPVFDSEQLRPERRRANWTGAMVAATIVVVAVIGFNLADGRTRDGAVVAVAPTTKASTVARPAVLPPKPTPKPTPKASASATPTSVSVKISAEGGDSWVEVTNAAGKTLYRDDLTDGTAQTFTDAKQLTLVLGNAGALHLWINGKDVGKAGADGQVVNANLTLKGLQSA, from the coding sequence GTGACCAGCGGCACGTCCCTCTCCGGAGGTCCCGGCGGAACAGCCCTCACCGACACCCCGGTCGCGGACGGCGCACCGGGCCCCTCCACGCCGTCCAGCATCGGACACACCCTGGCCTCGGCCCGGCTCGCGGCCGAGCTGACCGTCGAGGAGCTCGCGGCGGAGACCAGCGTCCGGGCCCCGATCATCCAGGCGGTCGAGAACGACGACTTCAGCCGCTGCGGCGGCGACTTCTACGCCCGCGGCCACATCCGCGCGCTCGCCCGCGCGGTCGGCGCGGACGGCGAACGGCTGGTTGACCAGTACGACGACGCCCACGGCGGCGCCCCCGTCCTGCTGCGGCCGCTGCCGGTCTTCGACTCCGAGCAGCTGCGGCCGGAGCGGCGCCGGGCCAACTGGACCGGAGCGATGGTCGCGGCCACCATCGTGGTCGTCGCGGTGATCGGCTTCAACCTGGCCGACGGCCGGACCAGGGACGGCGCGGTGGTCGCGGTGGCGCCCACGACCAAGGCCAGCACGGTGGCGCGGCCCGCCGTGCTGCCGCCGAAGCCCACACCCAAGCCGACGCCCAAGGCGAGCGCGTCCGCCACCCCCACCTCGGTCAGCGTGAAGATCAGCGCGGAGGGCGGGGACAGCTGGGTCGAGGTGACCAACGCCGCAGGCAAGACCCTCTACCGCGACGACCTCACCGACGGCACGGCGCAGACCTTCACCGACGCCAAGCAGCTGACCCTGGTCCTCGGCAACGCCGGAGCGCTGCACCTGTGGATCAACGGCAAGGACGTCGGCAAGGCCGGCGCGGACGGCCAGGTCGTCAACGCCAACCTCACCCTCAAGGGCCTCCAGAGCGCCTGA
- a CDS encoding DNA translocase FtsK, translating to MATRTSGSGSRTRSAGTAKKAAPAKKAAPAKKAAPGAKAPAKAAAKAPAAAKKAAPPAKPPAPPRPIAYRAVRGSWLGIAHGVGAMARGVGNGAKGLHPAHRKDGLALLLVAVALLVAAGSWSDPEGWLGIAVTNVVKGAFGRLTVVVPILLVGMAVRLMRHPERPEANGRIVIGLSALSVGLLGLIHIGCGAPALHAGAARIREAGGLIGLVASRPLMAAAGPALAVPLLLLVTFFGLLVVTATPVNQIMPRLRQLGVRLSLIEPDPAEVGHEGFGSPEEDYEETDLDGLGFGEFEGEPGTPAERAVLLKKREQLTQEGAAVPARRRRPRGRQAAEADPADLSQLAPGGLDAIDVAAAAAAALDGAVMHGVQPTPTLVNMLSKVKDRTPPSDALPADAVAAPALPDAAEDAAESAAGNAADGPSAGPVAVPGAPEAADGAVPPARQEDGAPLRSEQLRLSADSTYQLPSPDLLTRGGPGKSRSKANDDVVAALTNVFAEFKVDAAVTGFTRGPTVTRYEVELGLAVKVERITALARNIAYAVASPDVRIISPIPGKSAVGIEIPNTDREMVNLGDLLRSPIATNDPHPMIVGMGKDVEGQTAVANLAKMPHILVAGATGAGKSSCINCLITSILMRATPEEVRLVLVDPKRVELTAYEGVPHLITPIITNPKKAAEALQWVVREMDLRYDDLAAFGFRHVDDFNRAVRSGKLQPPLGSERVLAPYPYLLVIVDELADLMMVAPRDVEDSIVRITQLARAAGIHLVLATQRPSVDVVTGLIKANVPSRLAFATSSLADSRVILDQPGAEKLIGKGDALFLPMGAGKPVRMQGAFVTEEEIAAVVDHCKAQLEAEYRNDVTVGSGPKKEIDEEIGDDMDLLVQAAELVVSTQFGSTSMLQRKLRVGFAKAGRLMDLMESRGIVGPSEGSKARDVLVTADEIDGVLLTLRGE from the coding sequence ATGGCCACACGCACGTCCGGAAGCGGTTCGCGTACCCGAAGCGCCGGGACGGCGAAGAAGGCCGCCCCGGCCAAGAAGGCGGCGCCGGCGAAGAAGGCCGCCCCCGGGGCCAAGGCCCCGGCCAAGGCCGCCGCCAAGGCACCCGCAGCGGCGAAGAAGGCCGCGCCGCCAGCCAAGCCGCCCGCGCCGCCCAGGCCGATCGCCTACCGCGCGGTGCGCGGCAGTTGGCTCGGCATCGCGCACGGCGTGGGCGCGATGGCCCGAGGCGTCGGCAACGGCGCCAAGGGGCTGCACCCCGCGCACCGCAAGGACGGCCTGGCGCTGCTGCTGGTCGCGGTGGCGCTGCTGGTGGCGGCCGGCTCGTGGTCGGACCCGGAGGGCTGGCTGGGCATCGCGGTCACCAACGTGGTCAAGGGCGCCTTCGGGCGGCTCACGGTGGTGGTGCCGATACTGCTGGTCGGCATGGCGGTGCGGCTGATGCGCCATCCGGAGCGGCCCGAGGCCAACGGACGGATCGTCATCGGCCTGAGCGCGCTCAGCGTCGGGCTGCTCGGGCTGATCCACATCGGCTGCGGCGCGCCGGCCCTGCACGCCGGTGCGGCCCGCATCCGCGAGGCCGGCGGTCTGATCGGCCTGGTCGCCTCCCGGCCGCTGATGGCGGCGGCCGGACCGGCCCTGGCCGTGCCGCTGCTGCTGCTGGTCACCTTCTTCGGCCTGCTGGTGGTCACCGCCACCCCGGTCAACCAGATCATGCCGCGGCTGCGCCAGCTCGGGGTGCGGCTCTCGCTGATCGAGCCCGACCCGGCCGAGGTCGGCCACGAGGGCTTCGGCAGCCCCGAGGAGGACTACGAGGAGACCGACCTCGACGGCCTCGGCTTCGGCGAGTTCGAGGGCGAGCCGGGCACCCCCGCCGAGCGCGCGGTGCTGCTGAAGAAGCGCGAGCAGCTGACCCAGGAGGGCGCCGCCGTCCCGGCGCGCCGCCGTCGCCCGCGCGGACGCCAGGCCGCCGAGGCCGATCCGGCCGACCTGTCGCAGCTGGCGCCGGGCGGGCTGGACGCCATCGACGTCGCCGCCGCGGCCGCCGCCGCGCTGGACGGCGCGGTGATGCACGGCGTCCAGCCGACGCCGACCCTGGTCAACATGCTCAGCAAGGTCAAGGACCGCACCCCGCCGTCGGACGCGCTCCCGGCCGACGCCGTCGCCGCCCCGGCGCTCCCGGACGCCGCCGAGGACGCCGCTGAGAGCGCCGCCGGGAACGCCGCTGACGGGCCGTCCGCCGGGCCCGTCGCGGTCCCCGGCGCCCCGGAGGCGGCCGACGGCGCGGTCCCGCCCGCCCGGCAGGAGGACGGCGCGCCGCTGCGCTCCGAGCAGCTGCGGCTGTCCGCCGACAGCACCTACCAGCTGCCCTCGCCCGACCTGCTCACCCGGGGCGGCCCCGGCAAGTCCCGCTCCAAGGCCAACGACGACGTCGTCGCCGCGCTCACCAACGTCTTCGCCGAGTTCAAGGTGGACGCCGCGGTCACCGGCTTCACCCGGGGCCCGACGGTCACCCGCTACGAGGTGGAGCTGGGCCTGGCGGTGAAGGTCGAGCGGATCACCGCGCTCGCCCGCAACATCGCCTACGCCGTCGCCAGCCCCGACGTCCGGATCATCAGCCCGATCCCGGGCAAGTCCGCGGTGGGCATCGAGATCCCCAACACCGACCGGGAGATGGTCAACCTCGGCGACCTGCTGCGCTCGCCGATCGCCACCAACGACCCGCACCCGATGATCGTCGGCATGGGCAAGGACGTCGAGGGCCAGACCGCCGTGGCCAACCTCGCCAAGATGCCGCACATCCTGGTCGCCGGCGCCACCGGCGCGGGCAAGTCGTCCTGCATCAACTGCCTGATCACCTCGATCCTGATGCGAGCCACCCCGGAGGAGGTCCGGCTGGTCCTGGTCGACCCCAAGCGGGTGGAGCTGACCGCCTACGAGGGCGTCCCGCACCTGATCACGCCGATCATCACCAACCCCAAGAAGGCCGCCGAGGCGCTGCAGTGGGTCGTCCGCGAGATGGACCTGCGCTACGACGACCTCGCCGCCTTCGGCTTCCGCCATGTGGACGACTTCAACCGGGCGGTGCGCTCCGGCAAGCTCCAGCCGCCGCTCGGCAGCGAGCGGGTGCTCGCGCCCTACCCGTACCTGCTGGTCATCGTGGACGAGCTGGCCGACCTGATGATGGTCGCCCCGCGCGACGTCGAGGACTCCATCGTCCGCATCACCCAGCTCGCCCGCGCCGCCGGCATCCACCTGGTGCTCGCCACCCAGCGGCCCAGCGTGGACGTCGTCACCGGCCTGATCAAGGCCAACGTTCCCTCCCGGCTGGCCTTTGCGACCTCCTCGCTGGCCGACAGCCGGGTCATCCTGGACCAGCCCGGCGCGGAGAAGCTGATCGGCAAGGGCGACGCGCTGTTCCTGCCGATGGGCGCGGGCAAGCCGGTCCGGATGCAGGGCGCCTTCGTCACCGAGGAGGAGATCGCCGCCGTCGTCGACCACTGCAAGGCGCAGCTGGAGGCGGAGTACCGCAACGACGTCACGGTCGGCAGCGGCCCCAAGAAGGAGATCGACGAGGAGATCGGCGACGACATGGACCTGTTGGTCCAGGCGGCCGAACTGGTCGTCTCCACCCAGTTCGGCTCCACCTCGATGCTGCAGCGCAAGCTGCGGGTGGGCTTCGCCAAGGCCGGACGGCTGATGGACCTGATGGAGTCCCGGGGCATCGTCGGCCCCAGCGAGGGCTCCAAGGCCCGGGACGTGCTGGTGACCGCCGACGAAATCGACGGGGTGCTGCTCACTCTCCGGGGCGAATGA
- a CDS encoding two-component system response regulator — protein MVQKAKILLVDDRAENLLALEAILSALDQTLVRAASGEEALKALLTDDFAVILLDVQMPGMDGFETAAHIKRRERTRDIPIIFLTAINHGPHHTFRGYAAGAVDYISKPFDPWVLRAKVSVFVELYMKNCQLKEQAALLRLQLEAGASRAANGEALRGGPAGGLLAELSARLAAVEEQAEALTKQLDDSSDAAAAATATHLERRLSGLRRALDALEPGTSGPAHPAEN, from the coding sequence ATGGTGCAGAAGGCCAAGATCCTCCTGGTCGACGACCGGGCGGAGAATCTGTTGGCCCTGGAGGCCATCCTCTCCGCGCTGGACCAGACCCTGGTGCGCGCCGCCTCCGGCGAGGAGGCACTGAAGGCACTGCTCACCGACGACTTCGCGGTGATCCTGCTGGACGTGCAGATGCCCGGCATGGACGGCTTCGAGACGGCCGCCCACATCAAGCGCCGGGAGCGCACCCGCGACATCCCGATCATCTTCCTCACCGCGATCAACCACGGGCCGCACCACACCTTCCGCGGCTACGCGGCCGGTGCGGTCGACTACATCTCCAAGCCCTTCGACCCGTGGGTGCTGCGGGCCAAGGTCTCGGTCTTCGTCGAGCTGTACATGAAGAACTGTCAGCTCAAGGAGCAGGCGGCGCTGTTGCGGCTGCAGCTGGAGGCCGGCGCCTCCCGGGCGGCCAACGGCGAGGCCCTGCGCGGCGGTCCGGCCGGCGGCCTGCTGGCCGAGCTCTCGGCCCGGCTCGCCGCCGTCGAGGAGCAGGCCGAGGCGCTGACCAAGCAGCTGGACGACTCCTCGGACGCGGCGGCCGCGGCCACCGCCACGCACCTGGAGCGACGGCTCTCCGGTCTGCGCCGCGCCCTGGACGCGCTGGAGCCGGGGACGTCCGGCCCGGCGCACCCCGCCGAGAACTGA